Proteins from one Acidobacteriota bacterium genomic window:
- a CDS encoding class I SAM-dependent methyltransferase: MTQAFPDHFSAVASGYASYRPGYPEELFRWLAEVTPGRRVAWDCATGSGQAAVPLGGHFGRVLATDGSVSQLLQARSAPRACYAAATAEAAPWAHASVDLVTVAQALHWFQLESFYREVRRVLRPGGVVAAWCYDLFTLGDDLDPELRDLYDGQLGPYWPPQRRFIDQGYRTLDFPFEEISAPTFELRESWTLEQVTGYLETWSALRRSRRQGFDPLPEATARLRAAWGSEPRRAVVWPVHLRVGRR, from the coding sequence ATGACCCAGGCCTTTCCCGACCATTTTTCCGCCGTCGCCTCCGGCTACGCCTCGTATCGGCCCGGTTACCCCGAGGAGCTCTTTCGCTGGCTGGCGGAGGTGACGCCGGGGCGCCGCGTGGCGTGGGATTGCGCCACCGGCAGCGGCCAGGCGGCGGTGCCGTTAGGGGGCCACTTCGGCCGCGTGTTGGCCACCGACGGTAGCGTCAGCCAGCTGCTCCAGGCCCGCTCGGCTCCACGAGCCTGCTATGCAGCGGCGACGGCGGAGGCGGCGCCCTGGGCCCACGCCTCGGTGGATCTGGTGACGGTGGCCCAGGCCCTGCATTGGTTCCAGCTGGAGTCCTTTTACCGGGAAGTCCGGCGGGTCCTTCGCCCCGGCGGCGTGGTGGCGGCTTGGTGCTATGACCTCTTCACCCTCGGCGACGACCTAGACCCCGAGCTGCGCGACCTCTACGACGGCCAGTTGGGGCCCTATTGGCCCCCTCAGCGGCGTTTCATCGACCAGGGCTACCGCACCCTCGACTTCCCGTTCGAAGAGATCTCCGCGCCGACCTTCGAGCTGCGGGAGTCCTGGACCCTGGAGCAGGTCACCGGCTACCTGGAGACCTGGTCCGCCCTCCGCCGCAGCCGCCGTCAGGGCTTCGACCCCCTCCCAGAGGCCACCGCCCGGCTGCGCGCCGCCTGGGGCTCCGAGCCCCGGCGGGCGGTGGTGTGGCCGGTGCATTTGCGGGTCGGGCGGAGGTAG